A region from the Nocardioides coralli genome encodes:
- a CDS encoding M56 family metallopeptidase: protein MIAALLLIAYASTVAGLGARLLRREWSSRAPRAAIVGWQALSTSVVLAILLAAVALALPFLPMRYSLSYLLNAHTITVVEHYETPLGIWPGVAGLGMVAVLAGLLAATTARAFRRTAQLRRSQRAALRLVGNRHPEGFTVVDHAVPVAYCLPGGSGTVVLSTAALEILTDRERELVLGHEHRHLRARHHLAVAYADALRRTFRWVPLFAEAHDQVTVLLEMTADDAASGAADRRSLAHALVALGTGVRPEAAMAASDTAALQRVRRLTAPPEPRRRGMGLMVGAAAVAALSVPVGLALAPAIEAATRDCCSLAAPPARG from the coding sequence GTGATCGCGGCCCTGCTCCTCATCGCCTACGCCTCGACAGTCGCTGGTCTCGGTGCGCGACTTCTCCGCCGAGAGTGGTCCTCGCGGGCGCCGCGAGCAGCGATCGTGGGCTGGCAGGCGTTGTCCACCTCCGTCGTCCTGGCGATCCTGCTCGCCGCGGTGGCCCTGGCCTTGCCGTTCCTGCCGATGAGGTATTCGCTTTCCTACCTGCTCAACGCCCACACCATCACCGTCGTCGAGCACTACGAGACCCCGCTCGGGATCTGGCCGGGCGTCGCCGGCCTAGGCATGGTCGCTGTCCTCGCCGGACTCCTGGCCGCCACGACGGCACGAGCCTTCCGCCGGACGGCCCAGTTGCGTCGATCCCAGCGCGCGGCGCTGCGTCTGGTCGGGAACCGCCATCCCGAAGGATTCACCGTCGTCGACCACGCCGTTCCTGTGGCCTACTGCCTGCCCGGTGGCTCGGGCACGGTCGTGTTGTCGACGGCGGCCCTGGAGATCCTCACCGACCGTGAGCGCGAGCTCGTCCTCGGTCACGAGCACCGACACCTGCGTGCCCGGCACCACCTCGCGGTCGCCTACGCCGACGCGCTGCGGCGGACGTTCCGATGGGTCCCGCTGTTCGCCGAGGCCCACGACCAGGTGACCGTGCTCCTGGAGATGACGGCCGACGACGCGGCGTCCGGCGCCGCCGACCGTCGATCCTTGGCACATGCCTTGGTAGCCCTCGGCACGGGTGTACGCCCCGAGGCCGCCATGGCTGCCAGCGACACCGCTGCCCTGCAACGAGTGCGGCGCCTGACTGCCCCGCCCGAGCCGCGGCGCCGAGGGATGGGCCTGATGGTGGGTGCGGCGGCCGTGGCTGCCCTGTCGGTCCCGGTGGGGCTCGCCCTGGCGCCGGCGATCGAGGCGGCCACGAGGGATTGCTGTTCCCTGGCCGCGCCTCCCGCTCGCGGCTGA
- a CDS encoding BlaI/MecI/CopY family transcriptional regulator translates to MRQLGQLETAVMQHLWGLDHPALVREVLENIRHDRPLAYTTVMTVLDNLHSKGLVQREKVGKAYAYAPVSSREEHTAAMLQEVLAESDDRTAALMHLVGRMESEEAAELLAALTERADESS, encoded by the coding sequence GTGAGGCAGCTGGGCCAGCTCGAGACAGCGGTCATGCAGCACCTGTGGGGGCTGGATCACCCCGCGCTAGTGCGAGAAGTGCTCGAGAACATCAGGCACGACCGGCCGTTGGCCTACACCACGGTGATGACGGTTCTGGACAATCTGCACTCCAAGGGGCTGGTCCAGCGGGAGAAAGTGGGAAAGGCCTACGCCTACGCGCCAGTCTCCTCGCGTGAGGAGCACACCGCCGCGATGTTGCAGGAAGTGCTGGCCGAGAGCGATGACCGCACGGCCGCACTCATGCACCTGGTCGGGCGGATGGAGTCCGAGGAGGCAGCCGAGCTGCTCGCGGCGCTGACCGAGCGGGCGGACGAGTCCTCGTGA
- a CDS encoding cytochrome c oxidase assembly protein: MSTVEAIRRPPAAAMVALAAPVWAIGVALLAAGLTGALAPLGVEGLPDPGPVTRVGLPLVQALRDVAAMTTVGALVLAATCVAPPPGSDVKRLTGARLRLVALAQLAAAVWAVTSGALVALVYSDASGAGLGSSGFLEQVTYFGTSFELGRYALWGAGIAALVALSGALSSRPSGLGLTTVLALAGLWPIALTGHAAGTLDHDEAVNLQMFHLLAIAVWAGGLLALVLVRRHLGNQLGPTVGRYSTLAGWCLVVVTASGVAGAWLRLPAWDSVVSSYGLVIGVKVAAVVALAGAGWWHRRRTLASLDGRASGAFWRLVGVELVVLFGAAGLGVALSRTAPPEPPGSQRPLTTAESLIGRPLPGPLDAGGWFTSWEADTLFLPLGLAGLGWYLWSVRRLRRRGVAWPWLRTACWVLGCLLFLWATNGAPGAYGRVLFSMHMVQHMTIATAVPVFLVLGTPVTLALRTLRRRTDGSDGPREWLLRLVHSLPVQLLGHPIVAAGMFIVSMVAFYYSSLFETSLESHTAHVLMTLHFLFAGYLFAEVVVGADPGLERPAYPLRALLLMVTFGFHALFAVSLMASTTVLARDWFALLRSEGEVALLEDQYLGASLGWALGEYPLAVMAAALLVSWVQADGRERRRFDRREDREQDRQLTAYNEYLRELGNAAPTRRPTPPTMVPRSNIDTDSDSGQPGGRS, translated from the coding sequence GTGAGCACCGTGGAAGCGATCCGTCGACCCCCAGCAGCCGCGATGGTGGCGCTGGCCGCTCCGGTGTGGGCCATCGGGGTGGCGCTGCTCGCCGCCGGCCTGACCGGTGCTCTGGCGCCCTTGGGCGTCGAGGGTCTCCCGGATCCCGGGCCTGTGACTCGGGTGGGGCTGCCGCTCGTCCAAGCCCTGCGGGATGTGGCGGCGATGACGACGGTCGGTGCTCTCGTGCTCGCCGCGACCTGTGTCGCGCCGCCGCCCGGAAGCGACGTAAAGCGGCTAACGGGTGCTCGCCTTCGACTCGTGGCATTGGCTCAGCTCGCCGCTGCCGTCTGGGCCGTGACCAGCGGAGCGCTGGTGGCGCTGGTCTACTCCGACGCCTCCGGGGCAGGGCTCGGCTCCTCCGGCTTCCTTGAGCAGGTCACCTACTTCGGCACCAGCTTCGAGCTCGGTCGGTACGCCCTCTGGGGCGCCGGTATTGCCGCGCTGGTCGCCCTCAGCGGCGCTCTCAGCTCGCGCCCGTCCGGGCTGGGTCTCACCACCGTCCTCGCCCTCGCCGGCCTGTGGCCCATCGCTCTCACGGGCCATGCGGCCGGCACGCTCGACCACGACGAGGCCGTCAACCTCCAGATGTTCCATCTGCTCGCGATCGCCGTGTGGGCAGGCGGCCTGCTCGCGCTGGTCCTGGTACGACGGCACTTGGGCAATCAGCTCGGTCCCACCGTCGGCAGGTATTCGACCCTGGCCGGATGGTGCCTCGTCGTCGTGACCGCGTCGGGTGTGGCCGGGGCCTGGCTGCGGCTGCCCGCGTGGGACTCCGTGGTCTCGTCGTACGGGCTGGTCATCGGGGTGAAGGTCGCTGCGGTGGTGGCTCTCGCCGGGGCCGGGTGGTGGCACCGCCGCCGGACGCTCGCGAGCCTGGACGGTCGTGCATCGGGCGCGTTCTGGCGGCTCGTCGGCGTCGAGCTGGTCGTGCTTTTCGGCGCGGCGGGGCTGGGCGTCGCGCTCAGCAGGACGGCCCCTCCTGAACCGCCGGGAAGTCAACGTCCGCTCACCACGGCGGAGTCGCTGATCGGACGCCCGCTGCCGGGGCCCCTGGACGCCGGTGGCTGGTTCACGTCCTGGGAGGCGGACACCCTGTTCCTGCCGCTCGGACTGGCCGGTCTCGGGTGGTACCTCTGGTCGGTCCGCCGGCTGCGTCGGCGCGGAGTGGCGTGGCCGTGGCTGCGCACAGCGTGCTGGGTGCTGGGATGTCTACTGTTCCTGTGGGCGACCAACGGTGCCCCGGGTGCCTACGGTCGGGTGCTGTTCAGCATGCACATGGTCCAGCACATGACGATCGCCACCGCCGTGCCCGTCTTCCTCGTCCTGGGCACGCCCGTGACTCTCGCTCTGCGTACGCTCCGCCGACGAACGGACGGGTCCGACGGACCACGCGAGTGGCTGCTGCGGCTGGTGCATTCCCTGCCGGTCCAGCTGCTCGGCCACCCGATCGTGGCGGCCGGCATGTTCATCGTGAGCATGGTCGCGTTCTACTACTCCTCGCTGTTCGAGACGTCGCTGGAGTCGCACACAGCCCATGTCCTCATGACGCTTCACTTCCTGTTCGCGGGCTACCTCTTCGCGGAGGTTGTGGTAGGTGCAGACCCCGGGCTTGAGCGCCCGGCCTACCCCTTGAGGGCTCTGCTGCTGATGGTGACCTTCGGGTTCCACGCACTCTTCGCCGTCAGCCTGATGGCCAGCACGACCGTGCTGGCCCGGGACTGGTTCGCACTGCTGCGCAGCGAAGGTGAGGTCGCCCTGCTCGAGGACCAGTACCTCGGAGCCTCGCTGGGATGGGCGCTGGGGGAGTACCCACTAGCCGTGATGGCCGCGGCCCTGTTGGTGTCGTGGGTGCAGGCCGACGGTCGGGAGCGGCGCCGATTCGACCGACGTGAGGATCGCGAGCAGGATCGGCAGCTGACGGCATACAACGAGTATCTCCGCGAGCTCGGCAACGCCGCTCCCACGCGACGACCAACGCCGCCTACGATGGTGCCTCGTAGCAACATCGACACCGACTCAGACAGTGGACAACCGGGAGGCCGCTCGTGA
- a CDS encoding copper resistance CopC family protein, with protein sequence MSREQTRSWTAWPARLAIVCGVMGAVLFGAPAAAHTDLISVDPADGSRLDRAPRELVLEFSEEMDPGLSTVTLGIDGGDSTDLDLATGRSPTTLVATVPASLVAEPGVASRWRAAFRVVSADGHPVAGETSFTVRSADIPERQEAGTTPTPQVPETGTRESTPEPDEDQGGVPWLLIAIPVTVLGVLSLAVVAVMRLLRRDQEQ encoded by the coding sequence GTGAGCCGCGAACAGACTCGCTCGTGGACGGCGTGGCCCGCGAGGCTGGCGATCGTGTGCGGCGTGATGGGCGCCGTCCTCTTCGGCGCGCCTGCGGCAGCCCACACCGACCTGATCTCGGTGGACCCCGCCGACGGCTCGCGGCTCGACCGGGCGCCGCGCGAGCTCGTCCTGGAGTTCTCCGAGGAGATGGATCCCGGGCTCAGCACCGTGACCCTCGGCATCGACGGTGGCGACTCCACGGACCTGGACCTGGCCACTGGCCGCTCGCCCACCACGCTGGTGGCGACCGTCCCGGCGTCCTTGGTGGCTGAGCCCGGCGTGGCCTCGCGATGGCGCGCGGCGTTCCGTGTGGTGTCCGCGGACGGCCACCCGGTAGCAGGGGAGACCTCCTTCACCGTGCGCTCCGCTGACATCCCGGAGCGGCAGGAAGCCGGTACGACGCCGACGCCGCAGGTTCCGGAAACCGGGACAAGAGAATCAACCCCGGAGCCTGACGAGGACCAGGGCGGCGTCCCGTGGCTGCTGATCGCAATCCCCGTCACCGTGCTCGGTGTGCTCTCCCTGGCCGTGGTGGCCGTGATGCGGCTGCTCAGGCGGGACCAAGAGCAGTGA
- a CDS encoding cytochrome c biogenesis protein translates to MTQQLDLAGVSDVLVTSALAVLSLALVLYATAAALARTGAARGPRVLAPVGGVPRDADDQGRPTRTTSGRATSTGRAALALVMLGTALVCLAVLARGLAAGRAPWGNMYEFGLTGSAAVSVAFLLYLRGREVGGLAAWLVAVVLVLLGVSVTSLYTPVDDLVPVLNSRWLVVHVAAAIVSGALFTVGAVATLAHLVRRRRGAGDDDPFADLAHTVHLVAFPIWTFAVIAGAVWAENAWGRYWGWDPKETWAFITWVLYAAHLHALSTVGWRRGASLLAVAGFLAFLFNFFGVNLWIPGLHSYAGV, encoded by the coding sequence ATGACGCAGCAACTCGACCTGGCCGGCGTCTCCGACGTCCTGGTCACCTCCGCCTTGGCGGTGCTCTCCCTGGCGCTCGTCCTGTACGCCACAGCCGCGGCCCTCGCACGGACCGGCGCCGCCCGCGGTCCGCGTGTCCTCGCCCCGGTCGGTGGCGTGCCGAGAGACGCCGATGACCAGGGTCGGCCGACCAGGACGACCTCTGGTCGCGCTACCAGCACCGGCCGCGCGGCCTTGGCCCTCGTGATGCTAGGCACGGCCTTGGTGTGCCTCGCGGTCCTGGCACGCGGACTCGCTGCCGGACGGGCGCCGTGGGGCAACATGTATGAGTTCGGGCTGACCGGCTCGGCGGCCGTTTCCGTCGCCTTCCTCCTCTACCTGCGCGGTCGCGAAGTTGGCGGGCTCGCGGCTTGGCTCGTCGCCGTCGTGCTGGTGCTGCTGGGCGTGTCGGTCACCTCCCTCTACACCCCGGTCGACGACCTGGTGCCCGTGCTGAACTCCCGCTGGTTGGTCGTCCACGTGGCGGCGGCGATCGTCTCAGGAGCTCTGTTCACGGTCGGGGCCGTCGCCACGTTGGCCCACCTGGTGCGCCGCCGGCGCGGTGCAGGGGACGATGACCCGTTCGCTGACCTGGCCCACACGGTGCACCTGGTCGCCTTCCCGATCTGGACGTTCGCGGTGATTGCGGGCGCGGTGTGGGCCGAGAACGCCTGGGGACGTTACTGGGGGTGGGATCCCAAGGAGACGTGGGCCTTCATCACCTGGGTGCTCTACGCCGCCCACCTCCACGCGTTGTCGACGGTCGGGTGGCGTCGTGGCGCGTCGCTGCTCGCGGTGGCCGGCTTCCTGGCGTTCTTGTTCAACTTCTTCGGGGTCAACCTGTGGATCCCGGGCCTTCACTCGTACGCAGGGGTGTGA
- the resB gene encoding cytochrome c biogenesis protein ResB gives MESHESGASGAQGVAERPLPDVDRGARSGPRSETVAWVRWAWRRLTAMRTAVVLLILLAAASIPGSLLPQRGVASDPSAVPNYYREHADLAPWLDRLSLFDVYSAPWFAAIYVLLLISMTGCVVPRCARLWREVRAAPPPAPRRLSKEEGHRRGEVDEVADALEAAVTHLRRRRFRVVRHGDEVRAEKGQVRELGNLAFHLSLLVLLVGVAGGRLFGYEGRVAVVEGSTFANVASSYDALTPAPWADLDALEPLDLTLEDFAAEYETRGPRFGEPRGFDATVSYRSADEGEGTFSVRPNRPLDIDGTKFFLTGHGYAPELTVRDGNGDVATSGPTIFLPVDQTFTSDGVVKVPDARPTSLALQGLFLPTGVEGPEGMGVSAFPGLVNPIVQLSAYTGDLGLDDGSPQSVFTLDFTDLDRVERNGEPWRASLAPGQTVRLPDGLGSVTFDGVSPFANFQVARDPGKEISLVAAILLLGGLTTSLAVRRRRVWVRRGDDGLLELAGRSLSRRPLPPDELVMLATAVGLSGGTDKRREGER, from the coding sequence GTGGAGTCACACGAGTCGGGTGCATCGGGCGCCCAGGGCGTCGCGGAGCGTCCCCTGCCCGACGTCGACCGCGGTGCGCGGTCGGGGCCGCGGTCCGAGACGGTCGCCTGGGTTCGCTGGGCTTGGCGCCGGCTGACCGCGATGCGCACGGCCGTCGTGCTGCTGATCCTGCTCGCCGCGGCCTCGATCCCGGGGTCGCTCCTGCCGCAGCGCGGAGTGGCCAGTGATCCCTCCGCGGTTCCCAACTACTATCGCGAGCACGCCGACCTGGCGCCGTGGCTGGATCGCCTCTCCCTCTTCGACGTCTACAGCGCACCGTGGTTCGCCGCCATCTACGTGTTGCTTCTGATCTCCATGACCGGGTGCGTCGTCCCCAGATGCGCCCGACTGTGGCGGGAGGTCCGCGCCGCCCCACCGCCAGCGCCACGCCGCCTCAGCAAGGAGGAAGGTCACCGGCGCGGCGAGGTGGACGAGGTCGCGGACGCCCTTGAGGCGGCGGTCACCCACCTTCGACGTCGACGGTTCAGGGTGGTGCGCCACGGCGACGAGGTTCGCGCCGAGAAGGGGCAGGTCCGCGAGCTGGGCAACCTGGCCTTCCACCTGTCGCTGCTCGTGCTGCTGGTCGGCGTCGCCGGCGGCCGCCTCTTCGGCTACGAGGGGCGCGTCGCGGTGGTCGAAGGGTCCACCTTCGCCAACGTCGCCTCGTCGTACGACGCGCTCACGCCTGCGCCGTGGGCCGACCTCGACGCCCTCGAGCCGCTGGATCTCACCCTCGAGGACTTCGCCGCCGAGTATGAGACCCGAGGCCCACGGTTCGGGGAGCCCCGTGGTTTCGACGCCACCGTGTCCTACCGCAGCGCCGACGAGGGTGAGGGCACCTTCTCCGTCCGACCCAACCGGCCCTTGGACATCGACGGCACGAAGTTCTTCCTCACCGGTCACGGCTATGCGCCGGAGCTGACCGTGCGTGACGGCAATGGCGACGTCGCCACGTCGGGACCGACGATCTTCCTCCCGGTGGACCAGACCTTCACCTCCGACGGAGTGGTGAAAGTGCCCGATGCCCGACCGACGTCGCTGGCGCTCCAGGGACTGTTCCTCCCTACAGGGGTCGAGGGGCCGGAGGGCATGGGCGTCTCGGCCTTTCCGGGGCTGGTCAACCCGATCGTCCAGCTCAGCGCCTACACCGGCGACCTGGGCCTCGATGACGGAAGCCCCCAGTCGGTCTTCACCCTGGACTTCACCGACCTCGACCGCGTCGAGCGCAATGGGGAGCCGTGGCGAGCGTCGCTCGCGCCCGGCCAGACCGTGCGGCTGCCTGACGGACTCGGCTCGGTGACGTTCGACGGGGTGTCCCCGTTCGCCAACTTCCAGGTCGCCCGCGACCCGGGCAAGGAGATATCGCTGGTGGCCGCGATCCTGTTGCTCGGTGGTCTGACGACGTCACTGGCGGTACGCCGCAGGCGGGTCTGGGTGCGGCGGGGCGACGACGGCTTGCTCGAGCTGGCCGGGCGTTCACTGTCGCGCCGGCCACTTCCCCCCGATGAGCTGGTGATGCTGGCCACCGCTGTGGGCCTGTCGGGCGGCACAGACAAACGACGAGAAGGGGAGCGATGA
- the lnt gene encoding apolipoprotein N-acyltransferase produces MAAAVVGGLTLAAAFPPWSVPLMAPLGVGAFFLAVNRRGARSGAVTGFVFGLAFFGPTLWWLSASIAPAAWAALVLLQSGWFAVLGAGTALVRRLSYWPVWVASLWTLIEGARSSVPWGGLPWGRLGYTAVDTPWAVSLALVGVAGTSAFVALIGAAVAGTVEAVRARRPVVVVTRPVVVGCVVGGVLLLISVSWLPLEPAEASPSRPGSVSVAVVQAEVPGAGTDVAAHHRAVTSTLLDETRRLAHTWGADGPVVDLVVWPENATAVDPAADATARDALLTAVAVSDAPVLAGSIVDGPTADTALNQGIAWTTDGPGGRYTKQHLVPFGEYVPLRPLAERISARVVDIQRDMVPGIPAPPLRVDDLVLANALCFDVAYDDVLREQVAQGAQLAVVQTSNAMFLGTAQQEQQWMLSRARAIELGRSVVVSSMNGISGAIAPDGSVIDRLPAARSGATVVSLSVEGGTTLAVRLRAWPARTAYALGVAGVLAAGWRARRQRANGA; encoded by the coding sequence ATGGCCGCGGCTGTGGTGGGTGGGCTCACCCTCGCGGCGGCCTTCCCCCCATGGTCGGTCCCCCTAATGGCGCCGCTGGGGGTGGGCGCCTTCTTCCTCGCGGTGAACCGGCGCGGCGCTCGTAGTGGAGCGGTGACCGGGTTCGTCTTCGGCCTGGCGTTCTTCGGGCCCACCTTGTGGTGGTTGAGCGCATCGATTGCCCCGGCGGCGTGGGCCGCCCTGGTGCTCCTTCAGAGTGGTTGGTTTGCCGTGCTGGGCGCCGGGACCGCGCTGGTCCGCCGACTGTCCTACTGGCCGGTCTGGGTGGCCTCACTGTGGACTCTGATCGAGGGTGCGCGATCCTCCGTCCCGTGGGGCGGCCTGCCGTGGGGGCGACTCGGCTACACGGCCGTGGACACACCCTGGGCCGTCTCGCTCGCCCTGGTGGGGGTGGCCGGCACCAGCGCCTTCGTAGCGTTGATCGGCGCCGCGGTCGCGGGAACCGTCGAGGCGGTCCGTGCGCGACGTCCCGTCGTGGTCGTGACCCGTCCGGTGGTCGTCGGCTGCGTCGTCGGTGGGGTCCTGCTGCTGATCTCCGTGTCATGGCTGCCGCTCGAGCCTGCTGAGGCTTCGCCATCCCGGCCGGGGTCGGTGAGCGTTGCCGTCGTCCAGGCAGAGGTGCCCGGTGCCGGCACCGACGTCGCCGCCCACCACCGGGCGGTCACCAGCACCCTCCTCGACGAGACCCGGCGGCTGGCTCACACCTGGGGCGCCGACGGTCCGGTCGTAGACCTCGTCGTGTGGCCGGAGAACGCCACGGCCGTGGACCCTGCCGCGGATGCCACCGCGAGGGATGCGCTCCTGACCGCGGTGGCGGTCTCTGACGCCCCGGTCCTGGCAGGCTCGATCGTTGATGGTCCAACGGCCGACACAGCGCTCAACCAAGGCATCGCGTGGACCACCGACGGCCCCGGGGGCCGCTACACGAAGCAGCATCTCGTGCCGTTCGGCGAGTACGTGCCGCTGCGCCCGCTCGCCGAGCGGATCTCCGCTCGCGTGGTCGATATCCAGCGGGACATGGTGCCCGGGATCCCGGCCCCGCCGCTCCGGGTGGACGACTTGGTGCTGGCCAACGCGTTGTGCTTCGACGTCGCCTACGACGACGTCCTGCGTGAGCAGGTGGCCCAGGGCGCTCAGCTGGCCGTCGTCCAGACCAGCAACGCTATGTTCCTGGGGACCGCGCAGCAGGAGCAGCAGTGGATGCTCAGCCGGGCCCGCGCGATCGAGCTGGGCCGGTCGGTCGTCGTGTCGTCGATGAACGGAATCTCCGGGGCGATCGCGCCCGACGGCAGCGTGATCGACCGGCTTCCCGCGGCTCGATCCGGGGCCACGGTGGTCTCCCTATCCGTCGAGGGGGGCACCACTCTCGCAGTCCGGCTGCGGGCGTGGCCGGCCCGCACCGCCTACGCCCTCGGTGTCGCGGGCGTGCTCGCGGCCGGTTGGCGTGCCCGCCGACAGCGGGCTAACGGAGCGTGA
- a CDS encoding heavy metal translocating P-type ATPase, translated as MPLAHEQLTPWWRDRTLLLPALSGVLLAASLVVGRFDAERVHLVLEIGSLAAGAWTFVPGALRRLRRGRLGVGLLMTIAAVGAVALGRFGEAAALAFLFSIAEALEERAMDKAQHGLRALLALIPDTARVERRGHEGLVRAVDLQVGDILVVGAGERVSTDGIVEEGASSLDTAAITGESIPVAVGPWDEVSAGSVNGSGTLRIRATAAGTDNSLTQIVRLVEQAHARKGDRARLADRIARPLVPGVLFLSASVALLGLLSDAPGMWLERALVVLVAASPCAMAIAVPVTVISAIGSASRLGVVIKSGQAFEQLGTVTTVALDKTGTLTRNQPEVVAVATTQGFSRDQVLGYAAALEATSTHPLAEAVRAASSTATPATGVEEHAGHGVVGTVDGRAVRVGSARWVAPRGLQREADDMAAQGMSIVVLAVDEQVAGVIGVRDELRPEAAEAVSMLRARGIEVLMLTGDNRRTAGALANEAGICDVRAEQLPADKADEVASRASRTPTAMIGDGINDAPALAAATVGIAMGATGSAAAVESADVAFTGHDLRQIPLALDHARRGRRIMTGNIGLALAIIVVLVPLALVGALGLAEVVLVHELAEVLVILNGLRAARVRRDAATTPAMPTPGAPQRAATSGARR; from the coding sequence GTGCCCCTGGCCCACGAGCAGCTCACGCCGTGGTGGCGTGACCGGACGCTCCTGCTTCCCGCCCTGTCCGGCGTGCTGCTCGCTGCCAGCCTGGTGGTCGGTCGGTTCGACGCCGAGCGGGTGCACCTGGTCCTCGAGATCGGATCTCTCGCCGCCGGGGCGTGGACATTCGTGCCCGGGGCCCTGCGTCGGTTGCGCCGTGGCCGACTCGGGGTCGGGCTCCTGATGACGATCGCGGCTGTCGGCGCGGTGGCGTTGGGACGCTTCGGGGAGGCGGCGGCCCTGGCCTTTCTCTTCTCCATCGCCGAGGCGCTCGAAGAACGCGCGATGGACAAGGCGCAGCACGGCCTCCGCGCGCTGCTCGCACTCATCCCCGACACGGCCCGGGTCGAGCGTCGCGGCCACGAGGGCCTGGTGAGGGCCGTCGACCTCCAGGTGGGCGACATTCTGGTCGTCGGTGCGGGCGAGCGCGTGTCCACGGACGGTATCGTCGAGGAGGGCGCCTCGAGCCTCGACACCGCCGCCATCACCGGCGAGTCGATCCCGGTCGCGGTCGGGCCTTGGGACGAGGTGTCCGCCGGATCCGTCAACGGCTCCGGCACGCTCCGGATCCGCGCCACCGCCGCTGGTACGGACAACTCGCTGACGCAGATCGTGCGGCTGGTCGAGCAGGCCCATGCCCGAAAGGGTGACCGAGCGCGCTTGGCCGACCGCATCGCCCGGCCGCTGGTCCCGGGAGTGCTTTTCCTCTCAGCGAGCGTCGCGCTCCTCGGTCTGCTGAGCGACGCCCCGGGTATGTGGTTGGAACGGGCGCTGGTCGTGCTGGTGGCGGCGTCGCCGTGCGCCATGGCCATCGCGGTGCCGGTCACCGTCATCTCGGCCATCGGTTCGGCGAGCAGGCTCGGTGTGGTCATCAAGTCCGGACAGGCCTTCGAGCAACTGGGAACCGTCACCACGGTGGCGCTGGACAAGACGGGCACCCTGACCCGAAACCAGCCTGAGGTCGTGGCCGTGGCCACGACACAGGGCTTCTCGCGCGACCAGGTGCTCGGCTACGCCGCGGCACTCGAGGCGACCAGCACCCACCCGCTCGCCGAGGCAGTCCGAGCTGCCAGCAGCACGGCCACACCGGCGACCGGCGTCGAAGAGCACGCTGGGCACGGGGTAGTCGGCACCGTCGACGGTCGGGCCGTACGGGTGGGCAGTGCCCGCTGGGTCGCACCCCGAGGCCTTCAGCGAGAGGCCGACGACATGGCCGCGCAGGGGATGAGCATCGTCGTTCTGGCGGTCGACGAGCAGGTCGCTGGTGTGATCGGCGTCCGTGACGAGCTGCGACCTGAGGCCGCGGAGGCAGTCTCCATGTTGCGTGCGCGCGGCATCGAGGTGCTGATGCTCACCGGCGACAACCGCCGGACCGCCGGGGCGCTAGCGAATGAGGCCGGCATCTGCGACGTACGGGCTGAGCAGCTCCCAGCGGACAAGGCCGACGAGGTGGCCTCACGCGCGAGCCGTACGCCGACCGCGATGATCGGCGACGGCATCAACGACGCACCAGCGCTCGCCGCCGCTACCGTCGGGATCGCGATGGGGGCGACCGGCTCCGCGGCGGCGGTCGAGTCAGCCGACGTGGCGTTCACCGGTCACGACCTGCGCCAGATCCCGCTCGCCCTGGACCACGCCCGCCGCGGACGCCGGATCATGACCGGCAACATCGGCCTCGCCCTGGCGATCATCGTCGTCCTGGTCCCGCTGGCACTGGTGGGAGCCCTCGGGTTGGCGGAGGTCGTCCTGGTCCACGAGCTCGCCGAGGTGCTCGTCATCCTCAACGGACTGCGCGCGGCCCGGGTACGCCGCGATGCTGCGACGACCCCGGCGATGCCAACACCCGGAGCCCCGCAACGCGCGGCCACCAGTGGTGCTCGGCGATGA
- a CDS encoding ArsR/SmtB family transcription factor gives MLTIASRVEVMTRLGRAMADPTRARILMKLVGKPGYPALLAQELDLTRTNVSNHLACLLGCGLVVAEPEGRRTSYRIADPHLGEAISLLLDVVVAVDDGSGCLGEACPLGCCGAEVQR, from the coding sequence GTGCTGACCATTGCTTCGCGGGTTGAGGTGATGACTCGTCTGGGACGAGCCATGGCCGACCCAACGCGTGCCCGGATACTGATGAAACTCGTTGGAAAGCCCGGCTACCCGGCGCTGTTGGCGCAGGAGCTGGACTTGACGAGGACCAACGTGTCCAATCACCTCGCCTGCCTCCTGGGCTGTGGACTCGTGGTCGCCGAGCCGGAGGGCAGGCGCACCAGCTACCGCATCGCCGATCCCCACCTGGGTGAGGCCATTTCGCTGCTGCTCGACGTGGTGGTCGCCGTCGACGACGGTTCCGGGTGCCTGGGCGAGGCGTGCCCTCTCGGCTGCTGCGGCGCAGAGGTCCAGCGGTGA
- a CDS encoding flagellar basal body-associated FliL family protein translates to MEPIQVNLADGHYLRVAIALQATLDVEEEVDGSRALDAAIEVFSGLPVDEVANTKSRDALKSELKERILELYEGELMDIYFTEFVTQ, encoded by the coding sequence TTGGAACCGATCCAGGTCAACCTGGCGGATGGTCACTACCTGCGAGTGGCGATCGCTCTCCAGGCCACCTTGGACGTGGAGGAGGAGGTCGACGGCAGCCGTGCCCTCGACGCCGCCATCGAGGTCTTCTCGGGACTGCCCGTCGACGAGGTCGCCAACACCAAGTCCCGAGACGCCCTCAAGTCGGAGCTGAAGGAGCGGATCCTGGAGCTGTACGAGGGGGAGCTCATGGACATCTACTTCACCGAGTTCGTCACGCAGTAG